The Panthera leo isolate Ple1 chromosome D1, P.leo_Ple1_pat1.1, whole genome shotgun sequence region AAGCagtttgcctttaaatttttagaaCTGTTAATTTTCCCTCCTAATTATAGATAGATAGCAAAAGGAACTCTTTGTTCTAAAAACCTAGTTAAATGCCTGGTTGGTTTGATTAGAAGGaggttttaatattaaaatctttattatttttttaagtttctttctttatttttttagttaatctctacacccaaggtggggctcgaactcacaaccccaagatcaagagtcacatgcttcccTGACCtcgccagccagacaccccaggagCAGGTTTTTATGGTCAAAGGAAAATACAGACTAGTCGACCAGTTTCCAGCTGTATCAGCATCTCAGAAACTTGggcttgttatttttgtttgtttgcttttcagttttgctaTTTCTTGGGCCAGAGTACCTATAAGACTCAAAATGAAGGTCCCTAAGGGTATTGAAAGGGCTGGCAGTATCCCAGGAAACTAATCTGTCAGTAACCTTGACCAATATGTTTAACGTGAGTGTGCGTGAAATACACATGTTGCGATGCAGGTTTATCACTAGCTCTAAATATGGTTCTCCAAATCTTATGGTAATCATATTCCAACTGTTCGTATTTGGGGTCAGAGAAATCTGAAAACATAGATAAATGATCGTCACAAGGTGAAGTGGGAAAAAGTTTtttgtatgtttgcttttttaatggaAGTATAGTGGACGTACGATGTTACACAGTGAGATTCCACAGGTCtttatgttatgctgtgctcaccacaaatgcagttaccctctgtcaccatacaacactattgcATTGACTACGTTCCCTGTGCTGTACCCTTCATCCCCATGACTTGTCCCATAACTACAGCctgtacctccctctccccttcacccattttacccatctcctcacccccacccctctggaaaccatcaatttcttctctgcatttatgggcttgtttctgctttttgtttgttggtttgttttgtgttttaaattttacatgtaggttaaatcatacggtatttgaatttctctgtctgacttatttcatttagcatcatactctcaaggtccatctgtgttgtcccaaatggcaagatctcatccttttttatgactaatactccattttgtgtgtgtgtgtgtgtgtgtgtgtgtgtgtgtgtgtgtgtgtgtgtattccaaaCATTTTCAATCGGTGTGTTTTCATTCTTGTCtctatggatatttttatttctttttgattcctcATTGAGGTCTGTCACCTCCCTGATTAGGTTCACCCCAGGTATTTTAGTCTTTATAGAGCAATTGCAAatggaatgttttcttaatttctatttgtgCTACTTTATcatagtgtatagaaatgcaacagatttctatatattctatattcagCAACGACGGGATTCATTTAATATTGCTAAATTTCTGGTGGTGTCTTTAGGAAAAAGTTTTGAATAAGACAAAACTGCACTTAAGTCCCATCCTTTCCATTTCCTAGCTACATGGGCATGTTGCTGACTCATGTAAAAAATTAGAAGGATTGGTAAGCACGTAAGTATGTATTATCATAACTGGCACATGAAGTCTTGCCTAAATTATAGTTCTCTTTCCTACTTGTgtgttaccttttatttttatttatttatttatttatttatttatttatttatttatttatttattttaacgtttatttatttttgagacagagagagacggagcacgaacaggggagggtcagagagagggagacacagaatctgaaacaggctccaggctctgagctgtcagcacagagctcgacgcgggctcgaactcacggaccgcgagaccatgacctgagctgaagtcggccagccgcttaacggactgagccacccaggcgccccgcgtgtTACCTTTTAGATATGCAAATTTGTCAAACCATTTCGGCAGCAGCATTTCTCAGGAAATCTTACCCTTCttgttgctataaatatttgtcattcacttattcaactcAACAAAGATTTAATGACCAATCCCTCTGTGTCCGGAATTCTGCTGGGGGacacaaagatgaagaaaatacattaacTCCTGCCCTCTGAGGGCTGACCTGGAATTTgacctctgttttcttcctgagAGAGGgggcaaatgtggcaaaatgttaataattagtGAATTAAGGAGAAGGTACATATTAATTGTACTTGCCTTTCAACTTTGCTGTGAATTTAACATGTTTTAAAGCCCAGAGTTGGCGAGAAAATCGATCTCTGTTACTCGGCAGTTGTAACCCGTGAGAACCATTATTACCTCCCAGTGTCTCACCTTGATGTTTATCAGATTATGTCTAGTCACCTAGCCGAGGCCTTTCAGAGAGAAACACTAGTGGAAAATGCTGGGGAtgggagaaggcagggagaaaTGTCTGGAAAAGTTAACAGGTGTGGTTACCCAGAGCCACACAGCAGGGGCCTTGGAGCACCTGGACACCCAAAGATTGAGGGGCCAAACAGGAAGTGGAGGGCGGAAACCAAGGGATGGGCTCTGAGCTTAAGTCCTGCCCTGTTCGTTACCCAATGTCCAGCCGTCTCTGGCCGGTCCTCTCAGGGAGGGTGCGGGGGCATTTGTCACATTCCATACTCTCCACTGCCAACCAGTGATGACTGATTTGAGCATAGAGATTAAATatgtgggctttggagccagcTTGTGTGACTCTCAACCTTGCAGAATGAACTTGGACAAGCTAGTTAGTCCTGTTGACAATGAGGTTTTGCTCCATTCTCGATAGAATTGCAGTAGGTTGTATGCGAGACATTAATGAGGCAATTTGTGCAGGTGGTTGCACGGGGCTTGTGCATGGCACCCGCTTACTACACGTATGACGGCATATATGTATGACCTCAGTCAACGGTGCTAGTACATGCGTGTGCAGAAACTTCTGCTTGATGCCTCTTTGACTCACCCACCGCCCACATCTAGTTTGCCAGCATGTTTCTTctccccgttcatgccctgtgaGGCTACGCCTcgatctcttctttttattttattttattttttaatgtttatttatttttgagagagagacagagacagagcatgagcagggttggggcagagagagagagggagacacacgatccaaagcaggctccaggctccgagctgtcagcacacagcccaacatgggacttgaactcacagaccgtgagatcatgacctgagctgaagttggacgcttaaccgactgagccacccaggtgcccctagacctcCATCTCTTATCTGTCCCCTGCAGCAGCCACCTGCCTGCTCTTCCTGCATCTGGGCTTATCCCCTCTCCCCCAGAATGACATTCTCAAGCTTAACGGAGAATGTCCCCTCCTGCCTGAGCCCTCCTGTGGTTCCCATCAGCCATGAGTGAACCCCACTCCTGACCCTCACATTGTGGCCCGTGTCCTGCCAGctctccagccccacctctgtctctccccactgcATTCTGACATGCTggccttccttctgtccctcagACACACCAGCACTCACCATCCCCTCAGTTTTTTCACATGCTCCCTCTGCCTGACCTGCTCTTCCCTCAAGTCTCCACACGTTGCATGCCTGTCATTCAGGTCTCCATTCAAAGGTCATCTCCTCAAACccctttgcactgctggtgggaatgcaaagtggtgcagccgctctggaaaacagtatggaggttcctcaaaaaaatgaagaataggactaccctacgacccagcaattgcactactaggtatttatccaaaggataacaGGAGTGCTGATTCTATTGGGCCcatgcaccccactgtttatagtagccaaagtatggaaagagtccaaatgtccatcgactggtgaatggataaagaagtggaatatatatatatatatatatatatatatatatatatatatatatatacacatacatacacacacaaacacacacacacacacacacacacacacacacacacacactggaatattactcagctatcaaaaagaatgaaatcttgccatttgcaacaacatagatgcaAGTAGAGTGTATTCTGcgaagcgaaattagagaaaaacaaatatcctatgacttcactcatgtatggaatttaagacacgaaacagatgaacataagggaagggatgcaaaaagaatataaacacataagagactcttaaatacagagaaccaactgagggttgctagaggggttgtgggtgggaggatgggctaaatgggcgatgggcattattAAGGAagacgcttgttgggatgagcactgggtgttgttatacgtaggggatgaatcgctggattctactcctgaaatcaaatcgttattgcactacatgctaactgacttggatgtaaatttaagaaaaaaaataattaaaaaaaaaaaggtcatctcCTCTGCGAGATCTTCCCTGACCATTCTCTCTAGAGCCACCTTTACCCCACTGGTCACTAGAGCCCTGTTTTATTGTCTTTAAAGCACTTGTCATTATCCAGaatgctttcatttgtttatttcatcctTGTGTGCCTCCCGTTTAGAATGGAGTCACCAGGGAGGTTTACTGTTCATCCAGTAAACAGTCACCTTGGATCTTGTtcgcagggtgtgtgtgtgtgtgtgtgtgtgtgtgtgtgtacacacacacacacacaaaatagcacagactgaggggcttaagcaacagaaatttattttctcacagttcctgaggaTGGACAGTCCTAGATCCCGGGTCTAAGCACAGGTCAGTTCAGTTTCTAGTGAAatctctcttcctgcttcttgcTGCAACCTCACATagcattttctctcatttcccccTTACATTCCTGTGGAGaggtaatgagagagagagagagagagagagagagagagagagagagcgctctgGCTCTTCTTATGAAGACAGTAAtcttattggattagggccctaccgttatgacctcatttaacctggattacctcctcttttttttttttttttttaatttttttaaatgtttatctttgagagagagacagagacagagacagagtgtgagtggggaaggggccgagagagacacagaacctgaagcaggttccaggttccgagctgtcagcacagagcccgatgcggggctcaaactcacaaactgtgagatcgtgacctgagccgaagtcggacgcttaacccactgagccactcaggtgcccctaaccttgATTACCTCCTTAGCGGCTgcatcttcaaatacagtcacactggagGTTGGGATTCCGACATGGGAGTTTCGTGATGTGGGGTACAATTACTCGGTCTATAATGTTCACCACTGTAGTGCCAGCACCAGAACCTAGAAGATAGCCTGGCATGTgctaggcactcaataaatagttgctgaATAAATCAACGAGTCGTGAAAGTCCGCTTTCCTCTAAGTTCATACAGACGCTGCCCCACATCTGGCATTCCATCCTGCAGGTCAGGGTGTGTCCCTGTACATCCCCCAGTCGGCCATCAATGCCACGGTGGAGGAAGACATCTTGCTCTCGGTTGAGTACTCCTGCCATGGCGTCCCCACCATTGAATGGAAGTACACCTCCAACTGGGGCGCACAGAAGATCGTGGAGTGGAAGCCGGGCACTCAGGCCAACATCTCCCAGAGCCACAAggacaggctctgcactttcgACAACGGCTCCATCCAGCTCTTCGGCGTGGGCGTGAGGGACTCGGGCTACTACATCATCACGGTGACGGAGCGCTTGGGGAGCAGCCAGTTTGGCACCATCGTGCTGCACGTGTCGGGTAAGGCAGCCCCTCCCGGGGCCTGGCACCTCTCTGAACTGCCCACGTGTGGGGCAGCGACTTCATGATATTAAAAGAGCCATTATCTTCCCCTTGCCCTGCCCGCCCCGTAGAGATCCTCTACGAAGACCTCCATTTTGTGGCTGTCTTCCTTGCTTTGCTCGCTGCCGTGGCCGCGCTGTTAATCAGCCTCATGTGGGTTTGTAATAAGTGTGCGTATAAattccagaggaagagaagacacaaactCAAAGGTAATTCTCTGGGCCCTGTGGTGATCCATTCACGCTTTTATGGCTGGAGGTGGTTCTTGTTATCCTGGTCTCACCGAGAACCCTCCCCCCCGTGGCTGGCGGGCAACTGAGCGGCTTGTCTTTTGCTTTGCAGAGAGCACCACTGAGGAGATTGAGCTGCAAGATGTGGAGTGTTAGCCAAGGCTGCGCCCAGTTACATTCCTACCTCAAGGGGAGAAGAGTATTTTCCACAAAGGGCGCGAACGCGGCCAATCcgccctcccagcctcctgcctcccagccgTAGCCACACGGTCCCGAGGGGACTGCGGATGTTAGCGAAATTGACTCCGTGGACTCGAGGACTCTGGATTGGACAAAGTCCGTTCTAGTGCTTGCGAGAAGCTCAAGGAGAAGCGCGCTTGAGGCTTCGGGCCAGAGCCTCGCTCGGCTGCCGCTTTGCGGACCCACGCCAGTGGCCTCGTGCTGGTCGGGCCGCTTGCTGGCTACACTCGTCGCGGCCCTGGGGGTGGCCGCTGGAGGCTGCTGGAGGCGTCCCCGTGTCCGAGGCCGGAGTGGCCCCGGACCGAGCGTGCAGCCAGCATTGGACAGGCTCTCCGTGGTCCTTTCTGCTCTGCTGgtccctccagcctctgctgcGGGAGCTACTGTGAGAAAACCCGAGGCTTTTAGATGATCTGCCTGCCATGCAGGGGGAGAGACTGGGCCCTAATGAGGTGCTTGGAGCAGACCCCGGGGCCTGGTTAGGGAGAGGGGCTCCGCTTGTTCCTGAGGGACCAGTGTCAGAAGCAAGGAATAGGGAGAAAAtgacctctctcttcctctcgtAGCCCAACATTAATTGGATTTTCCCTCCTCTGGCCCCTACTTAGGCCAGTGTGAACAACACAGATGTTCATCTCCACTGTGGGCAGCAGCTGGCCTCCAAATGGCTTCCCGACAAGCCAGGTTCTGGTACCTATGAAAGCGAGCCTGCGTGGTGGGTGGTACGACTGTGCCCCTCGTCACCAACACTTTGTCTCAAGTCAGGCCCTTGCTCCCTCCCAAGTGGGCTTAGGAACACTTGGCGCTCACCTACCTCACAGTCGGGGTATCAGGTGAAGCCCACAGTATGCACAGAGCTCACTGAGCAATTTCAGGAAAGCAGGAGGATTCTTCAAGGGTCTGGAAAGCCAAGCAGGCTACCGAGTGCTGTAAACTGATACATGCTCTGGTGTACCGGGGCTCCACGGGGACCTGGGGACTGGAGCACAAGTGGCCTGGGCTCTTAGGCTCTCGGCTTGTCAGTCACCGTGTTTACTTGAAAGTTTCTCCACCCCGACTTCCATTTGGCAAGCTCTAAATAGGCATGAACTTGTTTTCCattatcctttctctctccaacACTCTTAGCTACAGACCAAATGCACCAGCCCAATTAGTGGAGCATTCCCTTCTCTTGtcctctttgttttttgaaatgtttgtttttgcgagagaggggtgggggggccagggaggggcagagagcgagggggacagaagattcaaaatgggctctgtgctgtcagcagagagcccgacttggggtatgaactcatgaactgtgagat contains the following coding sequences:
- the VSTM5 gene encoding V-set and transmembrane domain-containing protein 5; translation: MRPLPSGSRKNRGISLGLLALCLTAACCLQSQGVSLYIPQSAINATVEEDILLSVEYSCHGVPTIEWKYTSNWGAQKIVEWKPGTQANISQSHKDRLCTFDNGSIQLFGVGVRDSGYYIITVTERLGSSQFGTIVLHVSEILYEDLHFVAVFLALLAAVAALLISLMWVCNKCAYKFQRKRRHKLKESTTEEIELQDVEC